The following proteins are co-located in the Campylobacter concisus genome:
- a CDS encoding carboxymuconolactone decarboxylase family protein: MTLTYNAKKIYENWFDSKSELEESNASFLEDYLNFLGDISEVINIDEKTRLSVIIASLCVSKGAKSSFKSFIRAALNVGISAKEIREILYQAVPYAGLGKVEDCIFLADEIFNERYIEPENMPKKSREGRGERGLEIQRKLFPAVDKFIASMPNDQKHIMEFLSQNCFGDFYARDGLSLELRELLTFVYITTLGFAKPQLLGHIAANFGIGNDRAKLISVVTTLIPFIGYPSALNALSAINEISSSKN; this comes from the coding sequence ATGACACTAACTTACAATGCAAAGAAAATTTATGAAAATTGGTTTGACTCAAAAAGTGAGCTTGAAGAGAGCAATGCTAGCTTTTTAGAGGATTATTTAAATTTTTTAGGCGATATTAGTGAAGTGATAAATATTGATGAAAAAACAAGACTTTCGGTTATCATCGCCTCTCTTTGCGTGAGTAAAGGCGCAAAAAGCTCATTTAAAAGCTTCATTAGGGCTGCTTTAAATGTAGGCATATCAGCAAAAGAGATAAGAGAAATTTTATATCAAGCAGTGCCTTATGCTGGGCTTGGCAAGGTAGAAGATTGTATATTTTTAGCTGATGAAATTTTTAATGAGCGCTATATAGAGCCTGAAAATATGCCTAAAAAATCAAGAGAAGGCAGAGGTGAACGAGGCCTTGAGATACAAAGAAAACTCTTCCCAGCGGTTGATAAATTTATCGCATCAATGCCAAATGATCAAAAACATATAATGGAGTTTTTATCGCAAAACTGCTTTGGCGATTTTTATGCAAGAGATGGACTTAGCTTAGAGCTTAGAGAGCTTTTGACATTTGTCTATATCACGACTCTTGGCTTTGCAAAACCACAGCTTTTAGGGCACATTGCTGCAAATTTTGGCATCGGCAACGATAGAGCTAAGCTAATAAGCGTTGTTACGACACTTATACCATTTATAGGCTATCCAAGTGCTTTAAACGCATTATCAGCAATAAATGAGATAAGTTCTAGTAAAAATTAA
- a CDS encoding sensor histidine kinase, with the protein MGINLKSQNIKIYAIILLASLFVILLGLNIYSNAKEKIIELSDKNNIAVSKNIVNNFQIWLDERINSLIRASKFIQNAGIVDDDKKIAGFIKLFKQNAKEFDLMQLLRDDGEIFVDGEKILEEVMPKSERAGLIWYVETKNTNAPSVNFMQKHKILKGSTLNLCVPVTKQAKFKAALCGVVRIENIFNSIKNFSLAPNSYSFLVTHSGEILTSIPDLVLKKEIEEKFKELFLKDEDITSLKIGQNLIQVAEIPTINWFIGAGTNNEEEISALTKEALKNALSLLFAFVALTFLANILHNFMYNKIKKIQDEYETLLTHRAKMSEAGELISGINHQFIQPVNSLKLMLSSCIMLKKEGKLSDEELINLLEKGQSSVKLLSSTIEIFRNFYKSAENVSEFEVQTSVKNLITLMHTELSRANVSVKFSGFNEQKVRQIENIIQQILLILIHNAKDSLVESYKDEPLKRIIEIKFRSFKDKCYIGVYDNGNGVSEQMSEKIFTWLNTTKKQGNGIGLYFAKKLAQEKLNGDVRLVNNAKPTVFELSFDINLKD; encoded by the coding sequence ATGGGTATTAATTTAAAATCACAAAATATTAAAATCTACGCCATCATCTTGCTTGCTAGCCTTTTTGTAATACTTCTTGGGCTAAATATTTACAGCAATGCAAAAGAGAAAATCATAGAGCTATCTGATAAAAATAACATAGCAGTCAGCAAAAATATCGTAAATAACTTTCAAATTTGGCTTGATGAACGTATAAATTCACTCATTCGTGCGTCAAAATTTATACAAAATGCAGGCATCGTAGATGACGATAAAAAGATAGCTGGCTTTATAAAGCTCTTTAAACAAAACGCAAAAGAATTTGATCTAATGCAGCTTTTAAGGGATGATGGAGAAATTTTTGTAGATGGAGAAAAAATTTTAGAAGAAGTTATGCCAAAGAGCGAAAGAGCAGGGCTTATCTGGTATGTTGAGACAAAAAATACAAATGCCCCAAGCGTAAATTTCATGCAAAAACATAAAATTTTAAAAGGCTCAACTCTAAATTTATGCGTTCCAGTCACAAAACAAGCGAAATTTAAAGCAGCACTTTGTGGCGTCGTGCGTATAGAAAATATCTTTAATAGCATTAAAAATTTTAGCCTTGCACCAAATTCTTACTCATTTTTAGTAACTCATAGCGGTGAAATTTTAACATCGATACCTGATCTTGTTTTAAAAAAAGAGATCGAGGAGAAATTTAAAGAGTTGTTTTTAAAAGATGAAGACATTACAAGCTTAAAAATAGGACAAAATTTAATCCAAGTAGCTGAGATACCAACGATAAATTGGTTCATAGGAGCTGGCACAAATAACGAAGAGGAAATTTCGGCCTTAACAAAAGAAGCTTTAAAAAATGCTCTAAGCTTGCTCTTTGCCTTCGTTGCGCTCACATTTTTGGCAAATATTCTTCATAATTTTATGTATAACAAGATAAAAAAGATACAAGATGAGTATGAAACATTGCTAACTCATAGAGCCAAAATGAGTGAGGCTGGCGAGCTAATAAGTGGTATCAATCATCAATTCATTCAGCCAGTAAATTCGCTAAAACTAATGCTAAGCTCGTGCATAATGTTAAAAAAAGAAGGCAAATTAAGCGATGAGGAGCTAATAAATTTACTTGAAAAAGGGCAAAGCTCGGTCAAACTTCTTTCAAGTACTATTGAAATTTTTAGGAATTTTTACAAAAGCGCTGAAAATGTGAGCGAATTTGAGGTGCAAACAAGCGTTAAAAACCTAATAACTCTCATGCACACAGAGCTAAGCCGTGCAAATGTTAGTGTAAAATTTAGTGGCTTTAACGAACAAAAAGTTCGTCAGATAGAAAATATAATCCAACAAATTTTGCTAATCCTAATACACAACGCAAAAGACTCACTTGTCGAAAGTTACAAAGATGAGCCACTAAAACGTATCATCGAGATAAAATTTAGAAGCTTTAAAGATAAATGCTACATCGGAGTTTATGACAATGGGAATGGCGTAAGCGAGCAAATGAGCGAGAAAATTTTTACTTGGCTAAATACCACCAAAAAGCAAGGAAATGGCATAGGGCTTTATTTTGCTAAAAAGCTAGCACAAGAAAAGCTAAATGGTGATGTAAGGCTCGTAAATAACGCAAAGCCAACGGTGTTTGAGCTAAGTTTTGATATAAATTTAAAGGACTAA
- the dsbI gene encoding protein-disulfide oxidoreductase DsbI, which produces MSFFKKMAKFQDSRISWAILVFVSVALVVIAHSLFQNYAYMPPCEQCVYIRFAFLCMALGGVIAMINPKNLLFALVGYVFAFWGAVQGIMYSVKLAKIHDAVHGDDPFGVQGCSTEPHYPFGLPLEKWAPDWFMPTGDCGYDSPMVPDGVVLSDLQKSIVDLYADGWYLVPSSKFMSMADCTLLGFGVCFVVLALMLVSKLLSFLK; this is translated from the coding sequence ATGAGCTTTTTTAAAAAAATGGCTAAATTTCAAGACTCACGCATCTCTTGGGCGATCTTAGTCTTTGTAAGCGTTGCACTTGTCGTTATCGCGCACTCGCTCTTTCAAAACTACGCTTATATGCCTCCTTGCGAGCAGTGCGTCTATATACGTTTTGCCTTTTTATGTATGGCGCTTGGTGGCGTGATCGCTATGATAAACCCAAAAAATTTACTCTTTGCTCTAGTTGGCTACGTCTTTGCCTTTTGGGGAGCGGTGCAGGGCATAATGTATAGCGTAAAGCTAGCTAAAATTCACGATGCGGTGCATGGCGATGATCCTTTTGGCGTGCAGGGCTGCTCGACTGAGCCACACTATCCATTTGGTTTGCCGCTTGAGAAGTGGGCGCCTGACTGGTTTATGCCAACAGGCGACTGCGGATATGACAGCCCTATGGTGCCTGATGGCGTGGTGCTAAGTGATTTGCAAAAGAGCATAGTTGATCTTTATGCGGACGGCTGGTATCTTGTGCCGTCGTCTAAATTTATGTCGATGGCTGATTGCACGCTGCTTGGATTTGGTGTTTGTTTTGTAGTGCTTGCACTTATGCTCGTTTCAAAGCTTTTATCCTTTTTAAAATGA
- a CDS encoding aryl-sulfate sulfotransferase — translation MKNTLSCLALASVLCSSAFAIGGPSGAKLDYAITGQIGEVVVNPYDTAPLTAVIKNGGYTLSNAKVTIVPKQGGQVISYKVANKHLRTHGGIPVFGMYPDYQNTVEVEYDKSYKGKTEHIKESYKIYAPAIYLESAGTPNQKGALFDKIEVTKPASAKFANRLYYVNNFVNKTGKGTKVVWNNPAGGAIEWNYSPNNFILDTKGEVRWYLEPSKIYDLKQPFHAGVMMGFKQNDDGAMTWGYGQRYAKYDIMGREIFNRELPASYNDFSHSMDVAQNGHYFLRVANADYKRADGKNVRTVRDVIVELDRDGNVVDDFRLYEILDPYRDIVLKTLDQGAVCLNIDAKKAGHTASSDELQSMDTHDKWGDIVGAGPGRNWAHVNSVDYDPSDDSIIISSRHQDAVIKIGRDKQVKWIMGAHKDWSDKFKDKLLQPVDSKGNKIICEDEYSKCPGYESDKGGFDWQWTQHTAFRIDSKSKKGEIYLSVFDNGDTRGMEQPAIAGMKYSRAVVYKIDEKKKTVEQIWEYGKERGKEWYSSVTSLTQYQDDLDSVMVYSAVAGMQFDIAKGRPVGLPSPHIDEFEWGAKEPGIEIKMTNAMGYQAFPFSLQKAFEK, via the coding sequence ATGAAAAATACTTTGAGTTGTCTTGCACTAGCCTCTGTGCTTTGTTCATCGGCCTTTGCCATAGGTGGTCCAAGTGGAGCCAAGCTTGACTATGCTATCACTGGGCAAATCGGCGAAGTAGTGGTAAATCCGTACGACACTGCCCCACTTACAGCAGTCATCAAAAATGGCGGCTACACACTAAGCAATGCCAAAGTAACCATCGTGCCAAAACAAGGCGGTCAGGTGATAAGCTACAAAGTGGCTAATAAGCATCTTCGCACACATGGCGGCATCCCAGTTTTTGGAATGTATCCTGACTACCAAAATACTGTTGAGGTCGAGTACGACAAGAGCTACAAAGGCAAGACTGAGCATATAAAAGAGAGCTATAAAATTTACGCTCCAGCTATCTATCTAGAGAGCGCTGGCACGCCAAATCAAAAGGGCGCGCTATTTGACAAGATCGAGGTTACTAAGCCTGCGAGTGCTAAATTTGCTAACCGCCTCTACTACGTAAATAACTTCGTAAATAAAACAGGCAAGGGCACAAAAGTCGTTTGGAACAACCCAGCTGGCGGTGCGATCGAGTGGAACTACAGCCCAAATAACTTCATCCTTGATACAAAAGGCGAGGTTAGATGGTATCTTGAGCCAAGCAAAATTTATGATCTAAAACAGCCATTTCACGCTGGCGTAATGATGGGCTTTAAGCAAAATGACGACGGCGCTATGACTTGGGGATACGGCCAAAGATACGCAAAATACGACATCATGGGTAGAGAAATTTTTAACCGCGAGCTACCAGCTAGCTACAACGACTTCTCACACTCAATGGACGTAGCGCAAAATGGACACTACTTCTTGCGCGTAGCAAATGCTGATTATAAAAGAGCTGATGGCAAAAACGTAAGAACAGTGCGCGACGTGATCGTTGAGCTTGACAGAGATGGCAACGTAGTTGATGACTTTAGACTATATGAAATTCTCGATCCTTACCGCGATATCGTGCTAAAAACGCTTGATCAAGGTGCGGTTTGCTTAAACATAGACGCTAAAAAAGCAGGTCACACTGCAAGCTCTGATGAGCTTCAGTCTATGGATACGCATGATAAATGGGGCGACATAGTTGGCGCTGGTCCGGGACGCAACTGGGCGCACGTAAATAGCGTGGATTATGACCCAAGCGACGATAGCATCATCATCTCAAGCCGCCACCAAGATGCGGTCATCAAGATCGGCCGTGATAAACAAGTAAAATGGATCATGGGCGCTCACAAGGACTGGAGCGATAAATTTAAAGATAAACTCCTTCAGCCAGTTGATAGCAAAGGCAACAAGATCATCTGCGAAGATGAGTACTCAAAATGTCCAGGATACGAGAGCGACAAAGGTGGCTTTGACTGGCAATGGACGCAACACACAGCATTTAGGATAGATAGCAAGTCTAAAAAAGGCGAAATTTATCTAAGCGTCTTTGACAACGGCGACACAAGGGGCATGGAGCAACCAGCCATCGCTGGCATGAAGTACTCTCGCGCAGTCGTTTATAAGATAGATGAAAAGAAAAAGACCGTTGAGCAAATTTGGGAGTACGGCAAAGAGCGTGGCAAAGAGTGGTATAGTTCGGTTACTAGCCTTACGCAGTATCAAGATGACCTTGATAGCGTGATGGTCTATTCAGCTGTTGCTGGCATGCAGTTTGACATTGCAAAAGGTCGCCCAGTAGGACTTCCTAGCCCACACATCGATGAGTTTGAGTGGGGCGCAAAAGAGCCTGGCATCGAGATAAAAATGACAAATGCGATGGGTTATCAGGCATTTCCATTTAGCTTGCAAAAAGCTTTTGAGAAATAA
- a CDS encoding thiol:disulfide interchange protein DsbA/DsbL: protein MSFLSKFSKAIFAVAVAGAISASAFSEGEDYVKLEKPLSVGQNTLVKIFSYACPFCYKYDKSVTPKVVEKIPGLKYEPFHLKTKGDYGEVASKVFAVLIVMDEAKGVSLFNENSLFKKAKFAYYKAYHDKKERWSDGKDAEGFLKTGLDAAGVSKADYEKELANPKVTELLKKWDESYDVAKIQGVPAFVVNGKYLIMTKSISSLDGMAALIEELLKK, encoded by the coding sequence ATGAGTTTTCTATCTAAATTTAGCAAGGCTATCTTTGCTGTTGCGGTGGCTGGAGCGATCAGTGCTAGTGCATTTAGCGAGGGTGAGGACTACGTCAAGCTTGAAAAGCCACTAAGTGTGGGACAAAATACGCTAGTTAAAATTTTTAGCTACGCTTGCCCATTTTGCTACAAATACGACAAGAGCGTCACTCCAAAAGTAGTTGAGAAAATCCCTGGACTAAAATATGAGCCATTTCACCTAAAGACAAAGGGCGATTACGGCGAGGTTGCGAGCAAGGTCTTTGCCGTGCTTATCGTTATGGACGAGGCAAAGGGAGTGAGCTTGTTTAATGAAAATTCGCTATTTAAAAAGGCTAAATTTGCCTACTACAAAGCTTATCATGACAAAAAAGAGCGCTGGAGCGATGGCAAAGATGCTGAGGGCTTTTTAAAGACTGGACTTGATGCAGCTGGCGTTAGTAAAGCAGACTACGAAAAAGAGCTAGCTAATCCAAAAGTGACTGAGCTACTTAAAAAGTGGGACGAGAGCTATGATGTGGCTAAAATTCAAGGCGTGCCAGCATTTGTCGTAAATGGCAAATATCTCATCATGACAAAATCAATCAGCTCGCTTGACGGCATGGCAGCACTCATCGAAGAGCTTCTTAAAAAATAA
- a CDS encoding beta strand repeat-containing protein, with protein sequence MAKEAGVVKSINGGIARALNDLTGEVRQLSVGDIVYQGEKIVTEGSNSKVTITQTDGKDITLIGKDTLTLDQDSNNNETVADISALQQAILKGTDLNALEETAAGGPQAGGNGGDGVSLSSTSFAEGGHISNINANVGSIDALALAAGGDNSFGVSGGSAVGAGAEATTPKVGINISSAGSNEGGVMTYDLSLPTALTARPTTLNLNFSGGVAGVDYDANSVEYSTDGGNTWTRGTTVNLTDANQINNVKVRVTTIDNYGHEGVDIATNPTAQSANQNQGEQDGSKYSNLNGVEYGVYKRNLTLNVTTDNDEIINSQANGKITDNDDYVNINEGLSEAVFTGDGDDTVNMSGAFSDVNSYVSTEDGDDVINVKSGSVLNYGNAQIDAGDGNDTINLNQGSFVGISGSSGTRIYGGDGDDTFNMDGEIKGGLVYGDDGDDTFNVGSTGVLKDGATIYANEGNDTINFGGRAENGTQIQGNEGYDTINIKSGAVIDNSSVYGDDVNENSFDAGNEINIDGTVRNNSNVYGGAGVDTVNINGTVENSSTINTRSGDDKVNINAGAEIKNSNINTGEGGDVVNIKGKLGDNTMIDTEDGDDTVNFAGEASGYAAINTGLGKDTFNIESGATFNKFLGVDTGEDDDTVNIKNGANLSWGSIKTGAGNDTVNIDGNMIGNPNHFNEISTGSGDDKININGHVSGESRIKAGEGNNTVYVRGTVDGKARIEAGDVDNDDKHSELHIESGATLSGGSSVGMGGGNDTIYIKEGSNVTSATISAGNGNDTAYINENLDTVNIKMGNGEDTINFKKGITIKSGVIDFGEGNDKIDIDGITFTNGAELRAGVSDQPAWYSDDDDDIINITNSKFEQNSKIDAKIGDDRINIGTGAIIDNSKVIAGYGSDTININAGSKVINGSKIYSGLDNKDGGTNDLDTININGGEITDSEIHTSHSKTTTNINDGILTNAKILGAYGEDKININGGVIKNSEITGGDGDDKININGGNFTETKISTGNGKYMGNGDVVNIAGGTFSKTTVELQGTKNTVNINSGAVFGDQSDAIVNRQYQTKIVNYGNDEDHVNVNAGAIVKNATFDLNGGSDTITVASGATVEHSQLITGDDVDTLNINGTVSGDTHVDLGYGADVLNIGNGAIVSDSDIHMDDGSQGYNDTVNIANNVTLKDWADIKGGGGVDTITAGDNLKLINGAGIHGDWGNNGSTGTGSNDDGDIITIGKNLNMSGGSMISGGGGDDIISIGKNASIQDTSTIDGGAGYDTLKIADDSVNLTKVTNIEKLDLTQGNHNITLSAKDVLDMTDSNNRLRIDGDSGDNLGLASKGWVEDTSANITGYKVYTNTEGVHTVTLEVQDQVHVF encoded by the coding sequence ATGGCTAAAGAAGCCGGAGTAGTTAAAAGTATAAACGGAGGAATAGCAAGAGCACTTAATGACTTAACAGGAGAGGTAAGACAATTAAGTGTAGGAGATATTGTATACCAAGGTGAAAAGATAGTTACAGAGGGTTCTAACTCTAAAGTAACAATAACTCAAACTGATGGTAAAGATATAACTTTAATAGGTAAAGATACTCTAACTCTAGATCAAGACTCTAACAATAACGAAACAGTAGCTGATATCTCAGCTTTACAACAAGCCATCTTAAAAGGAACAGATCTTAATGCTCTAGAAGAAACTGCTGCAGGTGGTCCACAAGCAGGTGGTAATGGTGGAGATGGCGTAAGTTTATCTTCTACTAGCTTTGCAGAAGGAGGCCACATTAGTAACATCAATGCTAATGTAGGAAGCATAGATGCTTTAGCTCTAGCAGCAGGTGGAGATAATAGCTTTGGTGTAAGTGGTGGAAGTGCTGTTGGAGCTGGAGCTGAAGCAACTACGCCCAAAGTTGGTATAAATATAAGCTCTGCTGGCTCTAACGAAGGTGGAGTTATGACTTACGACCTATCTTTACCTACTGCATTAACGGCTAGACCTACTACGTTAAATTTAAATTTTAGCGGCGGAGTAGCCGGAGTAGATTATGATGCAAACTCTGTAGAGTATTCTACCGACGGCGGCAATACTTGGACGCGCGGTACTACCGTAAATCTTACCGACGCAAATCAAATCAATAACGTCAAAGTAAGAGTAACTACTATAGATAACTACGGACACGAGGGTGTAGATATAGCTACTAATCCTACGGCCCAAAGCGCCAATCAAAACCAAGGCGAACAAGACGGAAGCAAGTATTCTAATCTAAACGGAGTAGAGTACGGCGTATATAAAAGAAATTTAACCCTAAACGTAACTACCGATAACGACGAGATTATTAACTCTCAAGCTAACGGCAAAATTACCGATAACGACGATTATGTAAATATTAACGAGGGGCTAAGCGAAGCGGTATTTACGGGCGACGGCGACGACACCGTAAATATGAGCGGAGCGTTTAGCGATGTAAATTCGTATGTTAGCACAGAAGACGGCGATGACGTTATCAACGTAAAATCAGGCTCCGTGTTGAATTACGGAAACGCCCAAATAGATGCCGGCGACGGTAACGACACGATCAATCTTAATCAAGGCTCATTCGTAGGGATTAGCGGTAGCTCCGGCACTAGAATATACGGCGGAGACGGCGACGATACCTTTAACATGGATGGAGAGATCAAGGGCGGACTTGTTTACGGCGACGACGGCGATGATACGTTTAACGTAGGTTCGACAGGAGTTCTTAAGGACGGCGCGACTATTTACGCTAATGAAGGCAACGATACTATAAATTTCGGCGGAAGGGCTGAAAACGGAACTCAAATCCAAGGTAACGAAGGATACGATACTATAAACATCAAATCCGGTGCGGTAATAGATAATTCATCGGTATACGGCGACGACGTCAATGAGAATTCTTTTGACGCAGGTAACGAAATAAATATCGACGGAACGGTTAGAAATAACTCTAACGTATACGGCGGCGCGGGAGTAGATACCGTAAACATAAACGGAACGGTAGAGAACTCGTCGACGATAAATACTCGCAGCGGTGACGACAAGGTAAACATAAATGCTGGAGCGGAAATAAAAAATAGCAATATAAATACCGGCGAGGGAGGCGACGTAGTCAATATCAAGGGCAAGCTAGGCGATAATACGATGATAGATACCGAAGACGGCGATGATACCGTAAATTTTGCCGGAGAAGCGAGCGGATATGCCGCAATAAATACCGGACTCGGAAAAGATACGTTTAATATCGAAAGCGGAGCAACTTTTAACAAATTTCTTGGCGTAGATACCGGTGAGGATGATGATACGGTTAATATTAAAAATGGCGCAAATTTATCTTGGGGAAGTATAAAAACTGGAGCCGGAAACGATACTGTAAATATAGATGGCAATATGATCGGTAATCCAAATCATTTTAATGAGATAAGTACTGGAAGCGGCGATGATAAGATAAATATAAACGGGCACGTATCCGGAGAATCAAGAATAAAAGCCGGCGAGGGTAACAATACCGTATACGTTAGAGGAACCGTCGACGGCAAAGCTAGAATAGAAGCGGGTGATGTCGATAATGACGATAAACACAGCGAACTTCATATAGAAAGCGGAGCTACGCTAAGCGGAGGCAGTAGCGTAGGTATGGGCGGCGGCAACGATACTATTTATATTAAGGAAGGCTCAAACGTAACTAGTGCCACTATATCTGCCGGAAACGGAAATGATACCGCATATATAAATGAAAATCTGGATACGGTTAATATAAAGATGGGTAATGGCGAAGATACGATAAATTTCAAAAAAGGGATAACTATAAAAAGCGGCGTAATAGATTTCGGAGAGGGTAACGATAAAATCGATATCGACGGTATTACCTTTACTAATGGCGCGGAACTACGCGCCGGCGTATCTGATCAACCTGCTTGGTATAGCGACGATGACGACGATATTATAAACATTACAAATTCTAAATTTGAACAAAATAGTAAAATAGACGCCAAAATCGGAGACGACAGGATAAATATCGGTACCGGAGCGATAATAGACAACTCAAAAGTTATAGCCGGATACGGTAGCGATACTATAAATATTAATGCGGGTTCTAAGGTAATAAACGGTAGTAAGATTTATTCCGGACTAGATAATAAAGACGGCGGCACAAACGACTTAGATACCATAAATATTAACGGCGGCGAGATTACGGACTCTGAAATTCATACATCTCATAGCAAAACGACGACGAATATAAATGACGGAATTCTTACGAATGCGAAAATTTTAGGCGCTTACGGAGAAGACAAGATAAACATAAACGGGGGTGTAATTAAAAATTCGGAAATAACCGGCGGCGACGGAGACGATAAGATAAATATAAACGGCGGAAATTTTACCGAAACTAAGATAAGTACTGGAAACGGGAAGTATATGGGCAATGGGGATGTCGTAAATATCGCCGGAGGTACGTTTAGTAAAACTACCGTAGAATTACAAGGAACAAAAAATACCGTAAATATAAATTCCGGAGCGGTATTTGGCGATCAATCGGACGCTATAGTCAATAGGCAATATCAAACCAAGATAGTAAACTACGGTAACGACGAAGATCACGTAAACGTAAATGCCGGAGCTATCGTTAAAAACGCGACATTTGATCTTAACGGAGGTAGCGATACTATAACCGTAGCATCGGGCGCTACTGTAGAACATTCTCAGCTTATAACCGGAGACGATGTCGATACGCTAAACATAAACGGTACTGTTAGCGGAGATACGCATGTGGATTTAGGATACGGTGCGGATGTCTTAAATATAGGAAACGGCGCCATCGTATCGGATTCTGATATCCATATGGACGACGGTAGTCAAGGATACAACGATACTGTAAATATCGCAAACAACGTTACCCTTAAAGACTGGGCGGATATCAAAGGTGGCGGTGGAGTCGATACTATTACCGCGGGCGACAACCTAAAGCTTATTAATGGCGCGGGTATACACGGCGACTGGGGAAATAACGGAAGCACTGGAACTGGTAGCAACGATGACGGTGATATAATTACAATAGGTAAAAATTTAAATATGAGCGGCGGTTCTATGATAAGTGGCGGCGGCGGAGACGATATTATCTCTATCGGTAAAAATGCAAGTATTCAAGATACTTCGACTATCGATGGTGGAGCTGGATATGATACATTAAAGATTGCTGATGATAGCGTAAACCTTACTAAAGTGACAAACATAGAGAAACTGGATTTAACCCAAGGCAATCACAATATAACTCTATCAGCTAAAGATGTTCTAGATATGACTGATAGCAACAACAGACTAAGAATAGATGGCGATAGTGGCGATAATCTTGGTCTTGCAAGTAAGGGTTGGGTTGAAGATACTAGTGCTAACATTACTGGTTATAAAGTCTATACTAACACAGAGGGTGTACATACTGTAACTCTAGAAGTTCAAGACCAAGTACACGTATTTTAA
- a CDS encoding response regulator transcription factor, which translates to MQEVLEILKKTSVLVVEDDDMARELIISGLKPYCEQVIGACNGQDGVEKFKKQGFDIVMSDIHMPVLNGFEMMNEMKRTKPHQKFIVFTSYDSDENLIKSMEEGAMLFLKKPIDMKDLRAMLISLSFERDEKLVYLSDEVSINLKREKIYKNGIEIYLSFLQNKIFWLFAYNLNKLVTYEMIEEFVYESDVSKAAIQNVILRLKRELGVKFKNISESGYILITKSE; encoded by the coding sequence ATGCAAGAAGTCTTAGAAATTTTAAAAAAGACGTCCGTCTTGGTAGTTGAAGATGATGATATGGCAAGAGAGCTTATTATTAGCGGGCTTAAACCTTATTGTGAACAGGTAATTGGTGCTTGCAATGGACAAGATGGCGTGGAAAAATTTAAAAAGCAAGGCTTTGATATTGTGATGAGCGATATTCACATGCCAGTGCTTAATGGCTTTGAGATGATGAATGAGATGAAACGTACAAAGCCGCACCAAAAATTTATCGTCTTTACCTCTTATGATAGTGATGAAAATTTGATAAAAAGCATGGAGGAAGGGGCGATGCTTTTTTTAAAAAAGCCTATTGATATGAAGGATCTTAGAGCAATGCTTATTAGTTTAAGTTTTGAACGAGATGAAAAGCTAGTTTATTTAAGCGATGAGGTGAGTATAAATTTAAAAAGAGAGAAAATTTATAAAAACGGCATTGAAATTTATCTTAGTTTTTTGCAAAATAAGATATTTTGGCTCTTTGCTTATAATCTAAATAAGCTAGTTACTTATGAGATGATAGAAGAATTTGTCTATGAGAGCGATGTTAGCAAGGCGGCTATCCAAAATGTGATACTTCGTCTAAAGCGTGAGCTTGGTGTGAAATTTAAAAATATCAGTGAGAGTGGATATATTTTAATCACAAAATCTGAATGA